A single Triticum dicoccoides isolate Atlit2015 ecotype Zavitan chromosome 2A, WEW_v2.0, whole genome shotgun sequence DNA region contains:
- the LOC119356029 gene encoding cytochrome P450 87A3-like codes for MDALAGLSAFAAVALPLLLLYSVHRWRNPRCNGRLPPGSMGLPLVGETFQFFSPDASLDVPRFIRDRLTRYGPIFKTSVVGHPVVVSADEELNHMVFQQEGELFQSWYPDSFVEILGRDNVGEQKGTMFKYLKNMVLRFFGPESLKESILRDVQRAVCSSLCTWSTLPAVDLKEAVSTMVFELSASKLLGLEPSRSKVLRKSFFDFVRGLISFPLYLPGTAYYACMQGRMSVMEVLQQVLEERTRSAEAAGGGEARCHGDFLDYVVQEITKEKPVLTEGMALDLLFVLLFASFHTTSLAITLAVKLLTDNPRVLEELTVEHETILNEREAGGETDGDRLTWKEYKSMTFTSQVINETVRLANIAPGIFRKTLKDVQFRGYTIPAGWGVMVCPLAVHLNPDIYPDPLTFNPSRFKDKLEANRGSRHFMAFGGGLRSCVGADFSKLQMAIFLHFLVTKYRWIQLGGGKIVRCPGLEFPDGYLIQIRQRD; via the exons ATGGACGCCTTGGCGGGGCTCTCGGCCTTTGCCGCGGTGGCGCTGCCGCTCCTCCTGCTGTACAGCGTGCACCGGTGGAGGAACCCTCGGTGCAACGGCCGGCTCCCGCCGGGGTCCATGGGCCTCCCGCTCGTCGGCGAGACGTTCCAGTTCTTCTCCCCGGACGCCTCCTTGGACGTCCCTCGCTTCATCCGAGACAGGCTCACGAG GTACGGCCCGATCTTCAAGACGAGCGTGGTGGGGCACCCGGTGGTGGTGTCGGCGGACGAGGAGCTGAACCACATGGTGTTCCAGCAGGAGGGGGAGCTGTTCCAGAGCTGGTACCCGGACTCGTTCGTGGAGATCCTCGGCCGCGACAACGTCGGGGAGCAGAAGGGCACCATGTTCAAGTACCTCAAGAACATGGTGCTCAGGTTCTTCGGCCCGGAGAGCCTCAAGGAGTCCATCCTCCGCGACGTCCAGCGCGCcgtctgcagctcgctctgcacctGGTCCACCCTGCCGGCCGTCGACCTCAAAGAAGCCGTCTCCACC ATGGTGTTTGAACTTTCGGCGAGCAAGCTGCTCGGCCTGGAGCCGTCGAGGTCCAAGGTTCTACGGAAGAGCTTCTTCGACTTCGTTCGAGGGCTCATCTCCTTCCCGCTCTACCTGCCAGGAACAGCCTACTACGCATGCATGCAG GGACGGATGAGTGTAATGGAGGTGCTGCAGCAggtgttggaggagaggacgagatCAGCTGAGGCGGCCGGAGGAGGGGAAGCACGGTGCCACGGCGACTTCCTGGACTACGTCGTCCAGGAGATCACCAAGGAGAAGCCGGTCCTGACGGAGGGAATGGCGCTGGACCTCCTGTTTGTGCTCCTCTTCGCCAGCTTCCACACCACGTCGCTGGCCATCACCCTGGCCGTCAAGCTCCTCACCGACAACCCTCGCGTCCTGGAGGAACTCACG GTGGAGCATGAAACGATTCTGAACGAGCGTGAGGCAGGCGGTGAGACTGATGGCGACAGACTTACATGGAAAGAGTACAAATCCATGACATTCACATCCCAG GTGATAAACGAGACGGTCCGACTGGCCAACATTGCGCCTGGCATCTTCAGAAAGACACTGAAAGATGTACAGTTCAGAG GCTACACAATTCCAGCTGGATGGGGAGTGATGGTCTGCCCTCTCGCGGTGCACCTGAATCCAGATATTTACCCTGACCCCCTCACCTTCAATCCTTCAAGGTTTAAG GATAAACTAGAGGCAAACCGTGGGTCAAGACACTTCATGGCTTTCGGAGGAGGTCTCCGGTCCTGTGTTGGAGCAGACTTCAGCAAGCTACAAATGGCCATTTTCCTTCACTTTCTTGTCACCAAATATAG GTGGATACAACTAGGTGGAGGCAAGATAGTCCGGTGTCCAGGGCTGGAATTTCCTGATGGTTACCTCATTCAGATTAGACAGAGAGACTAA